A region of the Nicotiana tabacum cultivar K326 unplaced genomic scaffold, ASM71507v2 Un00150, whole genome shotgun sequence genome:
gttttttatttgtgaaaacagaaaataaagtatCTACAATTAGAATaaaaataatctacaatttatctacaatttctgcaatatgtcttcttcttcgagtttcaatctgaaattcagtcaaaaccaagtctaatcttcaccaaaacccctcaaaattgagatataaactccaaaccatattcccaattattttcaacaacactcaatccaaacaaataatgatttttgaaaacccaaatttgaattcaaagttttcaagctttttaatggctgtcaatggtggaaaatatctggaagaatatttacttccataattatagcgcgcctaaataagaatatctggaagaatatttagTTCCAAATTTGTAGCGCGCCTAATTAGGAAGGAATCAGCTCCTAATAATTGGTATTTAATTAATGGTATATATTTTGCAGAATAACTGTGAACATGGCGGGTAAATATGAAACTATgcacatttttggtaataaagtttcatatatggtataagaaggaaaaagtttctttttaaaaacttttaatttgtacccactttttaaacaacttcagccctctttctcctcctccttctcctcctcaaagttttatcttttctttttccagaaGTAAGGTTCATCCCTATCTGATTCTTCTTATTTCTCCGGTGAGTCCTATAAATTTTCACGCCAACCTATACATCTGAAACAACCAATTTGCTTTCTTCGTCACTTCCTATCACGtgacatgcatatatatatatatacacacaactGACTTGGtgatttgtttgattaattaTTACTCGTAATTACCTAATCTGGTAAGTAGCAGCAGTAAAAGTCATGAGTGGAAGTAAATTATCCAAAAAGTCTCCTTACTAGACCTAACATCCGGTCATTGCTTTCAGATACAAGGAAGTTGAACTAGTTATTAGACCAACTATCTCACGCTCCCTCTCTCAAACCCAGCCAAAGGAGCACATCTAGTTGAAAGACTCTCATTCTTATTTAGAATAGGAAGATCTTTCAGTTCGTAAAAGCTTAAgcttaagaatatatatatatatatatatatatatatatctatacacacacacacacaactgacttggtgatttgtttgattaattaCTACTCGTAATTACCTAATCCGGTAAGTAGCAGCAGTAAAAGTCATGAAACTACTCAGGCAAATAATCGTACAGTTCTGTATAAGGACCAAAAAGTGAATGAATGAATGGATTGAATCTGCCTCTCTAATTTCTCTGAGGATATTTATAGTGTTTCGTGTATCCTATGCAAAGTAAAGAATCTAACACGGTTTGCAAGTTTGTGGTGCAGTGTTCTCCTGCTGTCTCTAAttaattttctttcagtttgGTCAAAATGATGTGGCAAATGAAATTataaacaaacaaaaacttcaactctatagctgaagttccctagttacaaagacaaaaacttcagctctagagctgaagcttacaaacaaaaacttcagctctaaagctgaagttcgacagttacaaaacaaaaacttcagatctagagctgaagcttacaaacaaaaacttgccagttacaaacaaaaacttcatctctagagctaaagttcgatagttacaaaacaaaaatttcagttctagagctgaaacttacaaacaaaaacttcagctctagagctgaatttcgccagttacaaacaaaaacttcagctctagagctgaagtccgacagttacaaaacaaaaacttcaactctagagctgaacttcaggcccggctattagaatgctgaagttttgcgtgattgtctttgctacttcaggcccggctactaaaatgttgaagttttgcgtgattgcatttgctacttcagccctgtatgctgaagttatgcaaaaaagcgggtacgcttgcaaatATTTTTACAAAGCGGGCACAAGTAAAAACATGACACAAAAAACGGGTATATATGCAAATGCCCCGTCTACGTTATCAAGCTTTTGGGCCTTTTCTCTctttaagagataactatgacaTGCTAGCTTCAATATTCCCCCACACAAAAATGGAGTACCAATTAATCAGGCAAGGTCCAACATTTGTAACTTAACACTACATCCTCAAcctaaaagaaggaaaaaagaacgCTTTAAACAGTTGCAAGATCACCACTTGCAAAAttagttcaaacttcaaaatagGGATAATATTGTCACCCCCTAACAAAAAAATGATACAAAACTCTTGGTGAATATTACATAGGCTTAAGTTCTATACACTGAAAACTCAACATTTTTATACCATCAGACCTGTTACATAGACTTATTTATTGTTAAATTTAACATGATAGTGTAATTTTTTTGGGTATACAAACTATTGCAATAAAATTATACTCCACTCACACTACCACAGTCACCATTAACATTCACAAAAAGCATAACCATACAGATACATATATGTATTTAAACGttttttttaatacatatatagaCTTCTTAATTAATTAACACATTTACATATTTTCTTCAACGTCTAGGGAACTAGGAACTTCAAGAGACAGTTCTTAACAgcaaaagaaactaagcaaaaaaCCAACACTGCCTGATTATTTAGATAGAACAAACATCTTAGTCAGTTTTAACTTCACTGGGAACTCCATCTTGGACTTGTTGACCCCCTCCTTCAGTTGCTTGGACACCACCACCGCCGGTAGTACTACTCTCTCCTCCTCCCAACTTAACTTCAATCACTTTTGGCTTCTTGGGTTCCGGCGGTGGCCTTTTCTCCACCGTCACCACCAGCACGCCGTCCTGAAACGCCGCCGATATGGCGTCTGTGTTAGCATTTTCCGGCAGCACAAACTTTTTCATCAACTTCCCGAATCTCCTTTCCATTCTCAGATACTTTATCCCTTCTTTCTCttccttctctttctctctcttccttTCTCCGCTCACAACTAGCACATTTTCATCCTCCAAATGGACTTTGACTTGGTCAGGTTTCAACCCTGGCATGTCCACTAAAAACTGGTAGACGTTAGGGTATTCTATTACATCTGCTGGTGTTGCTTTCATGGCTTTCGTGTCTCGTATGTAAGTCCTAGATGGATGTTGAGGTTTTTGCTCTGTTGTTTCGTCCATAAAATTAAACATGTCGTGAAGTGCAACTATCATCGATGGATCAAAACCCAAATCTCTAAGAGCTAAATCCATGGTGGAATTTTTCTACACTAAACAGAGTTGAGGTTATTTGTAATTTATTATGGGAAGAGATGCGGAGTGAAAGGGAGAGTGACAACACATTTATATACAGGCTGACTTGAAGTGGATGCATTTTTTTGATCATAATCCTTAACAATTTATTGGATAAACACAACAGATGTCATGTAGTAGAACGAACACGAGGAAGTTCGCGTTTCCAAACACATGCAAACGTAAAAGACAAAAACTAACATCATTTGTTTAGTTATGTTTACGTGGAATATATTGCTTTCTCATTTAAATTTATGATTCAGAAagtaaaatttttaaatttttatttagaAAATGTTCATACATTTGTAATTACCTAAAAGTCGTGAGACTTAGAGCTCATAAAATATTATCATTTGGGTAGTCATAAAAACttctaattaaaaattaaatatgaaatttaagtTAACTCGTTTTAaattttgataaagtttatttttttGCAACGGTCGAAAAAATTAGGTCACATAAACTagaatataatatatttaaaagttGGCTTTCGTGCTTCATAGAGTGCAAGGTTTTCTAATCCTATTAATACTATTTCTGTTCTCATGTAGTATCTGATTATTCAATTTCCTTAATCAGAGTTCTAAACAGGACGTTAACTTATTATTAGTGGAATCTTATGTCCAGATAATGTAAGTTTTCTCTCAGATTAATGGAAATTACCTACTTTAAATTGTAGATGGTagcatattatccatttagagaTGAGACGTGGCAGAGTAGAGATGCCTTTGGTGGCCACGTAGGCAGGATAGTCGTATGTTCTTGCCAGATCAGTTTTGCACTTGCTGTCCGACGACGTGGGCTCACTCATTTTATCTTTACGTAATAAAGAAAGAGTAAATGGACTTCTCcataacaattttttttataaaaacacTCTATTACGACGATTAAGTTTTCTTAAACCCAATATTTTATGatatgttgtatatattttttttataataatattttattataataattgaagaaatataagaacGAACGAGGTTAACATGGAGATGTTTAATGGTATAAAATATAGTTCACTTTGTTAGGGGACAGCATTTGAAGTTTTGAACTGCTTATAAGTTCCCGCCACCTCAGCATTCAGACTCTTTACTAATCCTCATCACCACTCTAAAATTAGAACTTATTGGAATTGGGCCTAATACTCTGGATTTCCGTTTTATACAAAGCAATCCTAAAGGGATTTTATATAAATAGTAGgtcgtgttataaaataaagaccgtaaagtaaagacaagtatagagagaaactgttatattattcgaattcaaactgatgtacataatgaactgaaatctcttctatttatagaagaaaggaagctgttgtgtaagctgctactatacaagatatggataatcttctactgagagcaatgtttatccataacggagtactgaaaggataagcttattatatccgatatggataatcttctaccgggggtaatatttatccataactaggtactgaaaggataagtttattatacccggtatggataatcttttaccgggggtaatatttatccataaccgggtaccgaagtgataagcttcttcaggaagcttatttccaatagagtactaaatagataaacatatttacgatggagtcccatatggataagcttcttcaagaagcttatttacaacagagtactaaatgaacatccataatataatatatttataacaggtCGGATATATTGTTTACTTTCTCTACTAGATATATATGAATTATAACTAAGTATATAACggttatacaaaaattatacatgAATTGTATACATATTATACATCCACCAGTTATATTTAATTTAAGCGGTTAAGTGTAGGTTTATTTAGGTTAATTTTTgggaaaataatattatattactGCTTTTAAAATAATggctgaaaaatatatattttttgtatatacatTTAGGTATGTTATacacagaaaaatatataaattttatataattttacgGCTATCGGATATAAATAACTTTGGCCATGGCTAAAAGTGATCTTTGCCCTAATTCTTACCGGTTGAAGCTATAATAAGAGCCCAAACACTGTTGTTCTTCGGGGAAGTTACATGATATACCCATTTGAAAAATTCACTTTGATGATATACCTAAGTTTTGAAATTACATCAAATATCTCAAAAATATTACACGCTATACCTCCATATATTCTAAAACATATAACGATATTCTACTTTGGAATACAATCCAAACCTAACTTACCatatattctaatttggaatataaTATTCTAACTAAACAgaccataatattttaattttgaatatattattcaaactaaagataccacaatattctaatttgaaaaacccAAACCTAGCTTACCATAATATTCTAATGAAGAATAGAATATCCAAACTAAACATACTATAATATTCTAACAAAACATACTGCagtattctaatttggaatacagtatccaaaccaaatatactaCAACGTTttaatttggaatacaatattcaatgcaaatatacaataattattaatttggaatacaatattcaaactaaacatgctacaatattctaatttggaatacaatattcaaactaaacatgctacaatattctaatttggaatacaatattcaaactaaatatatcataatattttaatttggaaTATACTGTATTATATTTTAGAATACAATAGATATACAtggtaaaataattttataaagtaGATATACagagtaaaataaatattttaatgaTATATGATGTTAACTGATGTTCTAAATGGGCATACCGCGTAGATTATCCCTGTTCTTTTCTGGCCCAAACATTAAAGTTGGCTGTACCAATATATGCTTTTTGATGGGAGATTTTGATAATTAACAAATTTAAAATCGAACATTACAAAGTTTAGCACAACCAAACTTAAAATATCACACGTTGGGAAAAGAAATCTCACATTTTTATAGCAAAAATCATCTTACATTTTATTGAAATATCAGAAACAGACAAGGATTTTGATGTTTTACACtttaataccacacaagagggggtgatttgtgtgggaCCCAATTTTCGTTTaacttgattatagaaggacatggttcttctatgtgttccaactactactatttgcggaataataaataaataaaaaagaaagaacacagatattttacgtggaaaacgcCTGGCTCAAAAGgcgaaaaaatcacgacctactttccagtagaattttctcaaactctccactaaaatcactgaaccaaaaactgcatttacaaaaactcttttgtaaacctaggattaactctaatcccgttgtggcacacagcctcaactgttgcgacaacttcaagttaactctaacttgaaaactctaagtacctaatacaattgcttctataaaagctgaaaggtacaatgtaaaatcacctactacaattgaactagaataaaagatagacacttggaactgattcttctatctggttcaagtagcttcaggattgcacacttgaatcacacataaattgcttgcaaaattaccttgctattttgctctcaattcacgtttaacttctgcttatgtgcattacctgtaaaagagaacaacactgatatttaaggggttagtaattagagattgactgggatacagatgctactcttctatggtagaagagttctagttgatctcatactctaactctatccttttcctaaactgtgttctcttcgtgtaaggagtctttctctccttatccaatatgcaaccttttcgatcagatcggGAGATATTACTTttgataagttagatttatcttcttcacgtgcatctcacatgtttgggttgatcacGACTGTgtttcacaagatggacctggtccatgtctgagttcttttgtcagtcttcaaaacttcacatttacttgggccaacaaattttccctttttgataatgacaaactctgtgctttttactcATTTAGACCCTGTAAGAATTCAGCTTAATCATCAATACAAAGTTTAGAAAAAtttacttatcatcaaggaccaggttaattaggttataaacgTCACTTACTCAGAatatgtaaagcacaatatctcttcccccttttggcatcatcggaAATTTGCATAAACAAAGTGTGAATTCcaaattttaataagtactcatggccactggggcaactgcaagtgcaatcatggattaatcatcagtaatcaagcaaacatatttaaactatcaaggaaatattaacattcaacaagagcaaaaacagtagatatcattgatagaagatatgttgctaccacaatccacaaccaaaaagcaaaaatattcaaaacatgagcaaaaaaaaagaaaaatccctaatccggGTCACTGAAGGTACCAGACAGGTTCAGAAGATAAATGCTAGAATTCCTAAGGCTTGGGGgagctagagggttggttttggTCTTGGAGAAGATTCAATATATTGTGAAGAATGATAACTAGAGATTATGATGtattttacactctttcttacttaagttttgattagaaatgtgtacaaaatagtcccaaaggctcacatgttgtacttgattgcacGGTTTGGTCAACAAAGTGACAATTCGTCGAAACCAGCTCAAAAAaaagtgaaacatgcacaagtaccaagaacaagtccaagctcAGTATAACAGGGTCACTGCCgcactccattctgtgcggtccgcaaagaggaGGTTCAGAGAGTGCTCATTTCAGGCAGCCAAGCAATGTGGCCGCAAagcatttcatgcggaccgcattgacttcATTGCGGTCGCACTCAACTTTATGCGATCCGTaaagcccaagttcagagagttgCCAAGTTGGAGGAATATTttcaatgcggtccgcagtccattttgtgcggaccgcaatagaagccatCGCGGCCGCATTACATTTTTGTGCGGCCtgcggtggccaagttcagagagcagatatttcagccaagagccttagtgcggccccgctcgattttgtgcggtccgcactagtcccgcgggggtatttttgtccagaatttttggcctagtataaatagtttcttttcccatttttaggtcatgatttgtattctagacagtaGTTGCACTCGTGAATAGtgctctttttatcattttgagtaattttacatTAGTTTCATCATTgatcttcaagttttatctagtaattaaatattatgggtttttcttcatctatttctttgttttcttctaaaattatgagtagctagacccattagctagggttgtggctcaaccctagtgtgggtattagatgggtcttgtgttttaaggcttgaatgtctatgggtgtttgatatttggactaatttatggtttaaatgttgaattagtggttgcaaatactagtttatgcctagttgactttggctcttcttgataAAGAGAGTCTAAGTCTATGAAAtcggtccaacaaggaattggggtgtattcaagagattgatagccccaattaaagggttaaacctagatatagtaatacccgacttgaacctctaTTGTTTGCACAAATTGTCATACCTAATTGGTCTTGAAAAAGTcaatagggcaaaatcactcgaactaccgagaggtgtagagtgagtagtatcgtgcaatggttatatcgtaatccccaaatatgacaagctagccttagactcgagaatCCGTCAATTACCCACCTAGGacaaagtcacttccctagtgccttttaactatttagacaaccttcaatagtttactcttagcttaacttagcctaatttagcatcttggtagtataaaattagaagtaatatAAAACCCAACTATGTTTAGAAGTGCATTTAGGAACAACCACGCAactccaatttagatagaaacttAACTCTAATCtttagctctctgtggaaatcgatcccgaccttctcgggtaaaagctgcttcgaccacttTTTAGCGCCGTTGCGGGGGAGctaatggttttggctatctatctaaatagttttgtgtattgttctttttTCCTTCTGCATTACTAATTTGTgcgtgtcacaacttcaggtacaaaatggcagcaaacaacaatgaccctcttggaaatgtgattgcgaggtaggaggtagatgatgttggAGATGATGAGGTGTCTCTTGTACCTCAAGAACAACGTAGAGGCCGCTAGGCCAATgccaatgacaatattccagaccctcatCCGCCACCTctaagagtggctcctcgagtgcttccaaaccaaggctatgcaagtgcaattgtcccactcCGGATCCAGGCAGGCAATTTtgaaattaccaatgtgatgctgacattgctggagcagcgtgggtattttacgggcgctgccaatcaaaatgcttacaaacatctcaagggtttcttggatacctgttgggggagcaagcaaactaatgtgtccgaagATGCACTttggttgagactcttcccattttctctcagagggaaggcattggattggcttgggCGACTTCCCATCCATTCCGTCACTACTTGGGATCACTACAACATTTTAGGCTTTTAACCACTCACGAAAAGTGTGGCCTAAACTATCAAAAAGTGTGACATTTGATCAAAGGCCACACTTTTCAGCTTTAGGCAACGCTTTTTTGAAGTAGCCTAAACTAGCGTAACCTTTTCCCTAAGACCACGCTTTTCAAGTGTTACAACAACACTTCCAAAGTGTTGCCTTTGGTACATTATAAGCCACACTTTATGTGTGCGGCTTTTGCAGCAAATCGTGTAATATATTCTTTTCctgtaatttttttaatatatccAATAATCTCATATTTTTTGAGATCATTGCTACAATATGATGAGCTTAAGCACTACATCAACTAAAAAATAACCAAACAAAATTCAAATACGCACACTTGCTATGAACTTCCAGAAAAAATATATTATGTACTATATTAACTAATAAAGCAAATCTCTTAAAGGCGTGTCCTAAAAATgaacaaatataaaaaattggATGTATGTATCATGACAAAACTTTACACACACTAAACAACTAAAGCTAGTATCTATTAGAAACCCCATTTGCTATCCCCTTAGCTACATGTTTCTTTTCTGATACGTGGCTGATTTAACATACTTCATCTCATAATTTGGTAGCTGATCCATTTGTTGTAAGCTTGGCCTCCCCATCAATCTAAGTGGCATGTAAGCTTTCCTTgttcaaaccaaaaaaaaaaacttccaaaGGTTTCAAGGCCTTAAGTTCTCCATTTATATTCTCTTTGTTCTCTTTAGTAGCTTTGCCTTCCTGCAATTGAAACAAACAAAGATGCACCGTTTATTATAGCATGCTAATAATACGAAAAAATATATCTCTATAtcatatgagtactacaaagctGGAGGAGTTCAAATATGTGAAGCATTAATTGTGGGGGCATATATTTAAGGGGGAAAATATGCTTAATAACAAATTGGCATTTTTGAAGGACTACTTACATAACCACATATCTCAAAGCATGATAATTCCTAACCACTATCAGTGTCCAAGCAAACTTACTCTTCCACATAGAAAGAAAAGAACAGACATTTGATAAATGTTAATTTATTGTAACACAAAACAAATTAATCTCGAAAGCAACACTATGAAGACATCTCAGAATACTATGTAATAAAATGCAGGGTGATGCAGAAACCAAGTCAGTCCCATGTGCATAATATACAGTAATAATACTTATCGTAAGATATAAAATAATTCATGCTTAGTCCCATATAGGCACTCGCCTACTGCTCATACAGGCTTCTATCATTATCAGTGTGGTTTTATTTGTGctcctctatttttctctttGTATAGTGGCCTGCTGAATGAAATGCTAAAAAACAGTACTCCTTAACCACAAGTCATTGTTCACCCTTTCTAATTCAAACATAAATCTAATTCTTTCCAAACGACATATAATTTATAATGGTACAGGTGATGTCAAATTATGACAAACACCAAAAGTTATGATTCTGACTCAAGTAATCTATTGGACTAGATTGCCACATGtttaaataaagaagaaactttcttctttatttctctgTCTTTTTCTTTACAAAGATAAGCAATTATCTCGTAGATACTTACCTTTGCTCTCAAGTTTCATCAAAGAAAACACTACTGTAATAGGATGAAATAGAGAAAGATGCA
Encoded here:
- the LOC142179006 gene encoding 17.1 kDa class II heat shock protein-like, whose amino-acid sequence is MDLALRDLGFDPSMIVALHDMFNFMDETTEQKPQHPSRTYIRDTKAMKATPADVIEYPNVYQFLVDMPGLKPDQVKVHLEDENVLVVSGERKREKEKEEKEGIKYLRMERRFGKLMKKFVLPENANTDAISAAFQDGVLVVTVEKRPPPEPKKPKVIEVKLGGGESSTTGGGGVQATEGGGQQVQDGVPSEVKTD